Part of the Kushneria marisflavi genome, ATTCCCGTAGACATTGCCATCGACCATATCCCTGACGGGGTTTATCTGAGTTCGGGCATGACCGCCAGTGTTCGCATCGATGACCAACACCGCAAGGATGATGGCCTGGATGGTGTGCGCCCACAGGGTATGGGAAATGGTAGCGATCAGGCCAGTGATCCCGATATTCCTCCGGCCACCCCCGAAGGTGCCGGGCAGCAGGCACCCTGACCGTGGCGCTCGGCACATGGGGGCGTGTGTATCTTACGCCGGACATTAATACCCTGAAGTTTGCGACCAAGGGTCTGGTGGCCATGACCCTGTCACTTTATCTGGCCATGGAAATGCAGCTGGATCGACCCTATTGGGCTCTGATCTCGGCCGTATTCTTGCAGATTCGTCCTCAGAGCGGACTGGTAATCGAAAAGGGGTTGTGCCAGATCGGCGGCACCATCATCGGTGGCGGCATGGGCGTACTGATCATGGCATTGAGCATGCAGATGCCGGCCATTGCGTTGATGCTATTGATGGTCTGGGTCTTTATCTGTGCTACCTCGTCATCACTGACCCGAAATTTCAATCTGACCTACGGCTTTGCGATGGGAGCCGCCACGGGAATTCTTGTCGTGGTACTGACCATTGTGAATAACAATTCGAGTCAGGGCGTTTTTGATGTCGCCGTGGCGCGCGTCAGTGAGATCGTGCTGGGGGCGACATGCGCCACGCTGGTCAGCATGCTGCTCTGGCCTGATCGGGTCAGATATATCATTCACGGCCATGCCAACACGGTCATTGATGAGACCTTCAAGGCGCTTACCATGCATCTTGATGCCACTATCTCGATGATTGACGCGCGCCAGCAGATCATGACCGCGCTAAGCCAGGCATTGACGCTCAACAATGACAGCAGCGCTGTGGTTTATGAAGGCCCGCATGGCCCCGGGCGTGCTCGTGCCGCCTACCTTTTATCCCAGCGCGCACTATCAATGATGGCCGAGATGCAGACCTATGGTCGACTGGTCCGGGAGCATCCAACCCTGGCCAGCGAAGCTTTTGAGAGTGCGCTCAAGGATATTCGCGACACCATGGAGCGCGTGCGCTCACGCCAGACCTACAGCGAGCGCAAGCGGGAGATCAATGGTCTCCGGCAGCGAATCCAGAAGGCCGAGCTTCATCGTCACGGTACGCCGCTGGCAAGACGGATGGCGCAAGGGCTGATGATGCTGCTGGGTTATGCCAGTGTCATGATCGAGGCACATCACGCCATCAACGATGCCGAAAATACCCGGCTCAAGGCCCCCCGACTGTCACGCCATCGTGACTATATGCCTGCCCTGACCATTGGCATTCGTTCCAGTCTGCTGTTTGCCATTGGCGCCATCATCTATGTCTCGACCCAGTGGAGCTCCGGTGTATTGATGATGGTGATGCCGGTAATTTTCGGCACCATGTTCGCCTCTTTTCCCTCACCCACGGCCATGCTGAAAAATGTCATGAAAGGGGGCCTTGTGGGGATTTTTGCAGCGCTGATATTTGGCAATATTCTGCTGGCGCAGGCAGCGCATGAATACATCATGCTGGTGGTGGTTTTCGGTGGCCCGCTTTTCCTGGGGCTGATGGCGATCAACAATCGTGAAGTTCTTGCCAATGGACTGGGCTTTTGTATTCTCTACATTATTCTGACCATGCCCAGTAATAACATGAGCTTCAATATCAGCAGCTTCATGGATCGTACGCTGGCCATTGGGCTGGGCCTGATCATTCTCTATAGTGTTTTCCGGATTGTTCCATCTCCCAATGCGCTGGTACTGCGCCGTCGCGTCATTCGTGCCACTACCGATGACATGATGCAGCTGTGGGCGCGCTCCTGTCGGCAATCGCGGGAAAGGGCTTCTGACTGGTTCAACGGTCGCATGGTGGAGCGTGTGCAGCGCCTTGCCAACTTTGACAGTCAGCTGCCTGAAGAGGAGCGCTATCTACTGGACCTTGGCATGACGGGCATGAATTTTGGGCATCTGATTCTGGCCAACTATCGCCGCGTCACAAGCCTTGATAACACGCCGGACACCCGTGAAGCACTCAGGCAGTGGCAGACAGCGCTGGCTCATGCCTACCAGGCCTGCGCATGGGGTGATTTTGATGAACGCTTTACCGAGGCCAGTCAGACCCTTTTGGAAAGGTTGCGTGAGGCCGGTGAAATGGACGATGAGCAGATCGAACTCATCGAGGGAATGGTCAGGCGTCTGAACATTACGCTACATCGCTTTGCGAAAATGAGCAGCAGCCGGGATCAGGGCGACATCAGTGACGTTCTGGAGCAGACGTCCTGAAGAGCGTATTAAAGAGCGATTGATAAAGGCGGTGCCGATTCAGGCACCGCCTTTTTAATATGTGACAGGTTCTGCAGATGACGCTTTCCCGGCGGTTTGACCGGATCGGTCAGCCATTAAAGATCGTCCGGGTCGCGGCTTTCCATGTCGGGACGCGTGCGCTGTGGGTCGACGTGGTCACCGCCGTCAGGCTCTTCAAAATCAAGCGCCTTGATATTGGCCTCAACCCCCTCTTCGTCGGCGTCGGTCACTTCCAGCTCATTTTCAAGCTCGGCGTCCTTTGCATCCAGAAGACGCTCATCAGCATCCAGCACGCCGGTTTCGACCAGATCGGCGTATTCATCATTTTCGTCAGGTAAAACGGAAGCGTCTTCCGTGGAGCCCGTGCCGTCGTTGATGTCTTCCAGATCATGGGTCCAGGCGTCCGTTTCCGGCGTGGCAGCGGTCACGTCTCTGCTGTCGAGAGCCGGGCGCTGGTCGACTGGGCCTTTCTTTTCCTCATCCATGAGTACACTCCATCGTTAGCAGGGGATGATCGACATCCATTGCCCTGAGTCTAGAACATTGCGGGCCATTACCCCTCGTGGATATGGTGGCCCAGGGTATATTCTTCAATGTCTTTTGCCATATGAGCGCTGTCGAGATTGCAAAACACATGGCAGTGGCAGTATCAGGTCAGTCGGAGTGGCAGGATGGCCGGAATAATGTCTTGAAGATTAATCGAAAGATGATGATTTGATTCCGGCCGTTTAGAATAGCCATTCTTATCGGGCACTTGAGGGAAAATTCATGGACGACCTTTCTACGGGTGCGCTTGTTACAGGCATTGTTGTGCTTGAGGGCGAGCATATTCTGGCGGCCGGCTGTGATGAAAGTGAGGCTATGGCCAGCGTTCCAGGGGCGTGGCAGGCAAGTCCGCTGCTCCAGTGTGTGCCGGCCTCCATGAAACTGGTGCGCCAGGTTCAAAAGCGCGGCAGCGTTCCTTTCGTTGTGGTCGATGGCATGCTCTGCACCATTGATGATGTAGATAATCTTCTGGCCCCTGATGACGCCACCGAAGTGCCCTGCAGTCCGGAAGTCGAACAGCTTCTGGCCCGAACCAATGCGCTGGTGGCAGACAATGACGAAGATGATGTGGAAAGCACCGGATAATCAGGGTCTCCATGCCATCGTTCATCTTGTACTTTCGACTTTCAATTTCGTGATGCCCCATGTTCGAGACACCCGCTTTTTCCAACGCCGAGACACGCCCGGATCAATCCGACACGCCGATGTGGCTGTTTGGCTACGGGTCTTTGATCTACAAGACCGGCTTTGCCTTCAAGACTCGCCGTCCTGCCAGCATCAAGGGATGGACACGGCGTTTCTGGCAGGGGTCACACGACCATCGCGGCACGCTTGAAGCGCCGGGAAGGGTAGCCACCCTTGTTCCCCAAAAGGAGGCCGTCTGTCATGGCATGGCCTATCTGATTACGCCTGACGTGCTTGAAGGGCTCGATGTCCGGGAAAAGAATGGCTATCTGCGTGTTGTGACCGATCTTTATTTTGACGATGGAACATGCGGTGAAGCGCTGGTCTACATGGCAACCGAAGGCAACGAGGCCTGGCTGGGGGAGGCCTCTGTGCTGGAGATTGCGCAGCAGATTTCTACGGCGGTCGGGCCCAGTGGCCCCAATCGTGACTATCTGCTGATGCTGGCCGATTCGATTCGCGAAATGGGCCATGACGATACACATGTCGAGGCCATCGAACAGGCGCTGCTGGCGCTGGAAGCCGGTGTTGATCGGTCTTGACGACCCGCGGGCTGGCCAGCTGGAATGCAAAAGGACCGCCGAGGCGGTCCTTTTTTGGCAGGGGCTTCTCCATGCTTGCCTGTTTTCAATACGTCTTCAAAGGCAGTGCTAAAAGGTTTCCCATTCGTCCTCATTACTGGTGACGCGTGAGCTCCCTCCCTGTACCGCGGGTGCAGAAGTCGAACCCTTCGCTGAAGTGGTTGTCTTTACCGGCACCGATGTTTTCGCTGGTGCATCATTGGTCCCGTCGGCCCCAGAGGCATTGGGTCGGTGAGTACCGACCGGTTTGATGCCTCGGGTCGCAGGGCCTGTTTTGGCAGTCACTTCGGGCGCCTGGGGGGAAGCGGGTGCCGTATCTTCTATGCCGGTTGACTCTGGCAGCACGAACAGATCTACCGAGTCACGCAGCGCGTGGGCCTGACGTTCCAGCTCACTGGCAGCCTGTGCGGCATTTTGCACCAGTCCGGCGTTTTGCTGCGTGACCTGATCGATCTGTGAAATGGCCTGATTGACCTGACCGATACCGCTACTTTGCTCCTGCGACGCCGAGGCGATCTCACTGATGAGGCCGGTGGCGCGCTGTACGGAATCAACAATGCCCTGCATGGTCGTGCTGGCCTGTTCGACCAGCGTCGAGCCACTGTTGACCCGTTTGAGAGAGTTGTCGATCAGCTCGCGAATGTCGCCGGCGGCGCTGGCCGAACGTCCTGCCAGTGCCCGCACTTCGCCGGCCACCACGGCAAACCCCTTGCCCTGTTCACCGGCGCGAGCTGCCTCGACAGAAGCATTGAGGGCCAGAATATTGGTCTGAAAGGCAATCGAGTCGATCAGGGCAATGATATCGCCCATTTGTTGCGAGCTCTGAGTGATGCCCTCCATGGTCTGCTTGACTTCGACAATGACCTCGCCCCCGCGCTGTGCCTGATGCGACGCTTCCTGAGCCAGCTGGCTGGCCTGGCGAGAGTTCTCGGCATTTTGCGAGACGGTAGCCGTGAGCTGTTCCATGCTGGCAGCCGTTTGCTCAAGCGAGGCGGCCTGCTGCTCGGTACGGGCCGAAAGGTCAGTATTGTCGCGGGCAATCGACTGCGCGTTGTCATTAATGCGGTGACTGCCCAGCCGTACGGTATTGACCGTGTGAGAGAGACTGCGCTGGGTTGCCGAAAGGGCGTTGAACAGTCGCCCGATTTCGTTATCGCCGCGCTTCTCGGCGCCCTGTGAAAGGTCGCCCTTGGCCATGCGTTCAAAGTGAATGACAAGCCGCTTGAGCGGGTTGATGACATTGACCGTGACGCCCCACATCACAACGGCGCTGACCATGATCGCCATCACGATGGCTACTATCATGATCGTTCGAAGCAAGGAGGCCGTGGTTTCAAAATCGGTCTGGAGCTGGCTGGCGCGACCGCCACTATCGGCTGCAAGCTCTAAAAATATGCCTTCACTGTAATGAAGACCATAAAAACCAATCGCACTGACACCCATGATCAGTACCATGAAAACGGCAATCACCAGTGTCCAGCTTGTTTTGACGGTCATGTCATCGATCAGCTTCATGTTCGATCTGCGCCCTTTTCTGGAAGTCGAAGGATTATCTGATGATGCCGCTTTATCGGCCGTCACTGTTGAAACTGAAGCAGGCCTTCCGAAGGCGTGTAACAATGTGTGATAAGTACTTCAGGAAAATGCATCGAGGCCGTTATCAACGAAGCAGGCTCCAAAGAGATGATTGATCAACCATGACCGTATCCTACGACCGCAAGGGTGCCCCCGAACTACAGCAGTTGCTGCGCAGTGCAGCGCATGCCACTGACTGTGCCTGCAGCATTTTTTACGGCACCGGCGGCGACATCATGGCAGGTTATGGCTGCGAGTCGGCAAGTCCTCTGTCACGCGAACAGGTTGCGATGCTCTGTCATCTGATCGACAGCAGTGGCGAAGAGTATCTGTGCCTTGAAGACGTGCATCGAACCGAAGACTCCCTGTCAGGCCTGCCCTGGCCGGAAAGTGTGGCATTTACAGCCCTGACGGTTGCCAAAAGTATTTCCGGCGAGCCGCTGGGGCTTCTTGTGGTCTGCGATACACGATCGCGGCGAGGGTTGAGTACGGCCCAGCGCTACGTGCTGCATACGCATGCGGCACAAATAGCCCATTATCATGATTGCCAGCAGGTGCGTGAACCGTTCGCCATTGCCAATACCACGGGTAGTGAACGGCTCAGGCTGTTGGAGTCGGTGGTCGTGCACGCCAATGACGCCATCCTGATTACCGAAGCCGAGCCGATCGGCCTGCCCGGTCCACGCATCGTCTATTGCAACGCTGCCTTTACTCGAGCCACCGGGTACAGCGAGGCCGATATTCTTGGCAAGACGCCCCGTATTCTGCAAAACAGGCACACCGATCGCGCCACGCTGGATCGGCTGCGCGCGGCGCTGGAAAAATGGCAGCCCGTAGAGGTCGAGCTGTTGAACTCCCGCCGTGATGGCACCCGGTTCTGGGTGGAGCTGAGCATTGTTCCGGTAGCCAACGAGAAAGGGTGGTTCACCCACTGGATCTCGGTGCAGCGTGATATCAGCGAGCGCAAGCGCGCCGAGGAGATCGAGCAGCAGGCGCGCCGGGCGCAGGCGGAAAACATGGCGCTTGAGGCGCGGCTGCTTGAGCGCCAGCGTATCGAACAGGAGCTCTCCTGGGCGGCGACCCATGACAACCTGACTGAACTCTACAATCGGGCCTGGATCATGGGCCGATTGCGCGATCTGCTCTCCAGAACGCCGCCATCGCAGCCGCAGGCGGCGGTGCTGTTCATGGATCTGGATCGCTTCAAGCTCGTCAACGATAGCCTCGGCCATCGCGCGGGAGACCAGCTGCTGACCGACATGGCCCGGCGACTCGAATCCTGTCTGCGCAGTGCCGATACTCTGGCTCGGGTGGGCGGAGACGAGTTTGTGGTATTGATCGAGGACGACACCCCCGAGCGCGCCGCCGGCGAGGTGGCGCATCGCATTGCCCAGTGTCTGCAAAAGCCCTTCAGAATTCAGGGGCAGAATATTTTTTCTTCCAGCAGCATCGGCATTGTGCTGCTGGAGGCGCATTACCATACGCCCGAGGAGCTCCTGCGCGATGCTGATACCGCCATGTATGTGGCTAAGGAGGAAGGTGTCGGGCGCTATGTATTTTTTACACCGTCGATGCGTGAAAGCGTGGTGGAAACGCTGGCGCTGCAAAATGATCTGCGCCATGCCATGAAGCGTGATGAGTTTACGCTGTGCTATCAGCCCATTCATGAGCCGCATTCGCGAATGATCAGGGGCATCGAGGCCCTGTTGACCTGGCAACATCCCAAACGGGGTAGCGTGGCGCCGGAAGTCTTCATTGGTATGGCCGAGGAACTGGGCATTCTGAGGGACATCGGCCACTGGGTCATTCATGAGGCCTGTCAGCAGCTGGCCGCATGGCGTCATGAGCATCCGCAGGTCTGTGAGAATCTGACGCTCAACATCAACGTTTCAGCACAGGAGCTCAAGCATCACAGTTTCAAGAGTGATCTTGTCTCGGCACTGGAAAGCAGCGGGGTGCCTGCGCATCTGCTGCAGCTCGAAATCAATGAAGGCGTTTTTCGTTATCACCCCGAAATCATCGGTCAAATATTGCACGATATTCGCGCGCTGGGCGTCAGTATCGTGCTGGATGATTTCGGTACGGGCTATTCGGCGCTGAGCTACATCGACCAGTACGAGATTGATGCCATCAAGGTGGATCGTGCCTTTGTATTGCGCATGGTAATGCATCAGCGCTCGCTGGCGATCATGCAGAGCCTTCTGTGGCTTGGCAAAACGCTGGAGCTGGATATCGTGGCAGAAGGGGTGGAAACCCTTGAGCAGCTACAGATGCTTCAACGACTTGGCTGTCCGCTGGCGCAAGGGTATTTTCTGTCCCGCCCGATGACGCCGGATCAGATTGCGCTGTTGCTGGCAAAACGGGCAGATACGCCTTGCGGTGCGCGCTCGGCGCTGCCCCGGCTGACATCATGGTCGGCGCCGGATCACAATGCGGGCGGGTGCGCCTGATCAGCGGGTGCGAGATCCTCTCCGCCCGGGCGGCTCAGGAGTGATCAAGGTATCGTGTGCGCAAGGGTCAGATATGAAAGGGGCGGGGCAGCACACTGGCTGTCCCGCCCCTTGCACTTTCAAGCGCTATCGATCAAGGGGGATCGAAAACTGGCTGTCGATCAGTAATGGATGACCGTACGGATCGACTTGCCTTCATGCATCAGCTCAAAGGCTTCGTTGATCTGCTCCAGCGGCATGGTATGAGTGACGAAAGGATCAAGGTCAATCTTGCCGCCCAGATAGTCATTGACCATGCCCGGCAGTTGCGAGCGACCCTTGACGCCGCCAAACGCGGAGCCTTTCCAGACGCGGCCGGTGACCAGCTGGAAGGGGCGGGTGCGGATTTCCTGACCGGCGCCTGCCACACCAATGATGATGCTCTCGCCCCAGCCCTTGTGACAGCACTCCAGCGCCGAGCGCATGACGTCGACATTGCCGATGCACTCAAAGCTGAACTCAACGCCGCCGTCGGTCATCTCGACAATCACTTCCTGGATCGGACGATCATGATCCTTCGGATTGACGCAATCGGTCGCGCCCATGGAGCGGGCCAGCTCGAACTTGTTCGGGTTGGTATCAATGGCGATGATGCGTGAGGCTTTCGCCTGCACCGCGCCTTGGATGGCGGCAAGGCCGATGCCGCCAAGACCGAAGATGGCAACCGTATCGCCTTCCTTGACCTTCGCAGTATTGTGTACCGCACCGATGCCGGTGGTCACACCACAGCCCAGCAGGCACACCTTCTCCAGCGGCGCCTCTTCGTTGACCACGGCCAGCGACACCTCAGCAACCACGGTGTACTCACTGAAGGTGCTGGTGCCCATGTAGTGATAGATCGGCTCTCCGTTATAGGAGAAGCGCGTGGTGCCATCCGGCATCAGACCCTTGCCCTGGGTGGTGCGAACCGCCGAGCACAGGTTGGTCTTGCCCGAACGGCAGAACTTGCACTCGCCGCATTCGGCCGTGTAGAGCGGAATAACGTGATCACCCGGCTTGACGCTGGTCACGCCTTCACCAACGGCCTCGACAATACCGCCACCCTCATGGCCCAGCACGGCCGGGAAGATGCCTTCCGGGTCATCGCCGGAGAGCGTGAAGGCATCCGTGTGGCACACGCCGGTATGCGTAATGCGCACCAGTACCTCGCCCTTGCGGGGCGGTTCAACGTCAATTTCCACGATTTCGAGCGGTTTGCCCGGTCCAAAGGCGACAGCAGCACGTGATTTCAAGTGACTCTCCTTAGAGGTTGCGAAGGGCCCGCCTACCGGGCCACAGGCTATTTCAGATAGGAACGGATCAGTGAGGCCGTCTCATCCACGCGATCAGTACGCTCCTCATCGCTGGCGGCAGCGTCGCCAAAGGTCTCACGGATGTGCGTTTCCATCATCTCCGACATCAGGCCGTTGATGGCACCGCGCATGGCCGCGATCTGTTGCAGAATCGGGGCGCACTCGGCGCCGGCTTCCAGCTGACGTTCCAGCGCCTCGCACTGACCTCGAATGCGACGCACCCGGGTAAGAACACGCTTTTTTGCAGCAGGAGAATGCGGCATGACAAAGTCTCTATACTATACCCCAGTATGGTAAAGACAATTTGATACGGATGCATCCCCCTGCCGATAGCGGCCGGTCATTCGTGAGTCAGGCACGACTCGAGCTTTATGGATGGCTGTGCGTCTCCACATATTAATGTAAAAACACTTGAGACCGACGGCCTGCAAGGCCATTATCGGCGCCTTCTTGCCTCAAAGCCCGTTGGGCAGGCGAGACCACGACCGGGGTGGCATCGGGTCGGGGTGCGCTGAATCTGCACGACAGATGAGTTGCCCACTACCGATAAGACCTTTCACTGTTGACTTTTCCCGATCTGGAATCGAATTCATGAGCAAAGTCCTGATTATTGGCGCCGGTGGCGTCGGCGGCGTTGTGACCCACAAGTGTGCGCAACACCCTGAAGTATTTGGCGAGATCTGTCTGGCCAGTCGCAGCGAAGCAAAGTGCAAGGCGATTGCCGATCAGCTGTCGCGCCCCATTCAGACCGCGCAGGTCGACGCCGATGACGTCGAAGCGCTGGTCGCGCTGATCGAGTCCTTCAAGCCGGATATCCTGATTCATGTGGCACTGCCGTATCAGGATCTGACCATCATGGAAGCCTGCCTGCGTACCGGCGTGCCCTATCTGGACACGGCCAACTACGAACATCCCGACGAGGCGAAGTTCGAGTACAAGGAGCAGTGGGCCTTCCAGGACCGTTATGTGAAAGCGGGCAACATGGCCACGCTCGGCTGCGGCTTCGATCCGGGCATGACCAACATCTACTGCGCCTATGGCCAGAAGAACCTGTTTGACGAGATCCACCGCATCGACATTCTCGATGCCAATGGCGGCGACCACGGCTATCCGTTTGCCACCAACTTCAACCCGGAGATCAACATTCGCGAAATCACCGCGAACGGTCGCTACTGGGAGAAGGGCGAGTGGGTCGAAACCGCGCCGCTGTCGGAAAAGCGCACCTTTGATTTCGACGGCATCGGTGAAAAGGATCTTTACCTGCTCTATCACGAAGAGCTGGAATCACTGGCGCAGAACATCAAGGGCATCGAGCGCATTCGCTTCTGGATGACCTTCTCCGAGAAGTATCTGACGCACCTGAAAGTGCTGGAAAATGTCGGCATGACCAGCATCGAGCCGATCAACGTCAACGGCTGTGAGATCTCGCCGCTGCAGTTTTTGAAGTCCGTTCTGCCGGACCCGGCATCGCTTGGCCCGCGCACGAAAGGCAAGACCAACATCGGCGTTATCCTCGACGGCATCAAGGATGGCAAGCGTCGCAAGGTGTATATCTACAACATCTGCGATCACGAGAAGTGCTATCAGGAAGTGCAGTCCCAGGCGATCTCCTTCACGACCGGCGTCCCGGCAGTGACTGGCGCCATGCTGATGCTGGAAGGGCTCTGGAAGGGCGATGGCGTATTCAACGTCGAGCAGCTCGATCCGAACCCCTTCATGGAGCGTATTGGCGACATGGGCCTGCCCTGGCAGATGGTCGAGCTCGACCCCGACCATGATCCGCTGGGCTGAGCGTTGATGAGCGATCCCCGTATCGACTTCGACATTCATGCCTGTCCGTCACCGGCCTATGTGGTCGATGATGCGCTGCTCAGACGCAACCTCGAGCGGCTTGGGCAGGTCCAAAAGGACAGCGGGGCGAAAATCCTGCTGGCCCTGAAGGGCTTTGCCCTGTGGGACAGCTTTCCGCTGGTGCGAAAGTACCTGGTGGGCACCACGGCCAGCGGGCAGGATGAAGCACGCCTGGGCGCCGAGACCTTCGGCGGCGAGGTGCATGTCTACTCGCCGGCCTTCAGCGAGGCCGAGATGGCGGAAGTACTGCGCTACGCTGATCACCTGAGCTTCAATTCGCCGAATCAGTGGCGGCGCCATCGCGACACGGTCTCGGCCGCGCCGCGTCGTGTCTCCTGTGGCCTGCGGGTCAATCCCGAGCACTCCACCGGCGCCGTGGCGCTTTATGACCCCTGTGCGGCCGGCTCACGTCTGGGCACCCGCGCGGGCGATCTCGCCCCGGATGATCTCAAGGGTCTCGAAGGGCTTCACTTTCACACCCTGTGTGAGCAAAACAGTGATGCCTTGGAAGAGACGCTGGCGGCGTTCGAGCAGAAGTTCGGTCAGTATCTGGCAGACCTGAACTGGGTCAACTTCGGTGGCGGGCACCACATCACGCGTGATGACTACGACCTAGAGCGACTGGTGCGCGTGATTCGGGATTTCCGGGCGCGTCATCCGCATCTGGAGGTCTATCTGGAACCGGGTGAGGCGATCGCGCTCAATACCGGCTATCTGGTGGCCACCGTGCTGGATATCGTCGACAACAACGGTCCGATCGCGATTCTTGATACCTCAGCGACGGCCCACATGCCGGACGTGCAGGAGATGCCGTATCGTCCCGGGATTATCGGCGGTGCACACCCGGGCGAGAAGGCGCATACCTATCGACTGGGCGGCATGACCTGTCTGGCCGGTGACGTCATCGGTGACTACGCCTTCGACGCCCCGCTCAACATCGGCGACCGGCTGGTCTTTACCGACATGGCGCACTACACCATGGTCAAGACCACCACCTTCAATGGCATTCGCCTGCCCTCGATCTGTAGGATCGATGAAACAAGCCGCGAGATCCGAACGGTCAGGACCTTCGGGTATATCGACTACATGCAGCGCCTGAGCTGATTCGGCCTCTGTCATGGCAAAACCGAACGCCCCGGACAAGCGGGGCGTTTTTTTATGGGTCTGGAACGGCCCAAAAGCTGGAGAGTCGCGGTTGACCGAGTCAGGTTGAACCGTGCGGTCTGACCAGACGATTTCTTCCGGCACCCAGTGCCACGATCATGGCGGCCAGCCCGATCAGCCCCAGCAGTATGCCGACCACGTCCCAGCCGCCGGACCAGTCGTGCAGCAGCCCGACCAGCAACGGGCCAAACGCGGCCAGCACGTAACCAAATCCCTGTGCCATGCCGGACAGCTCGGAGGCGGTGTCGGCATCGGGTGCGCGAAGGGCGAGAAGTGTCAGTGCCATGCTGAACGTACCACCCTGACCCAGCCCCAGAATCACCACCCACAGCCACACACTCTGGATGGGTGCATACAGACAGCCTGCCAGACCGCACAGGGTGAGCAGCATGACCACGATCAGCACCGCCCGCTGATCCTTCATACGTCCACCGAGCAGCGGCGCCACAATGGCGGTAATGACCTGAAACAGGATCGAGACCGACAGCGCCAGCCCGGCGGTAACCGGTGCGACACCGCGGTCCTGCAGGATGGTCGGCAACCAGCCAAAGACCGTATAGGCCAGCGACGACTGCAATCCCATGAACAGCGTGACCTGCCATGCCAGCGTGTTGCGGTACAGAGAGTGCTCCTGCCGCGGGCGGACGCGAACGGTATGTTTGACCCGAAGCTGTGGAATCCAGACGAGCGCGGCGATGACGGCCGGCACCAGCCAGAAAGCCAGCGACGGCTGCCATTGATCACCAAAGGCCTGACGCAGCGGCTCGGTGGCACCGGCTGCCAGTGACGCGCCCAGATTGAGCGCGACGGTATAAAGGCCGGTCATGAGGCTGACCCGGGTCGGGAAGTCGCGCTTGACGATGCCCGGCAGCAGGACATTCATGAGGCCGATACAGGCCCCGGCCAGTGCTGTAAACACGAAAAGCCCCAGCATACCGCTGAAGGGGCGCACCAGCAGTGTCACGGCCAGCAGGATCAAAATGATGAAGATGGTGCGCTCAGGACCAATACGCCGCGACATTTTGGGCGCCAGCGGCGCGGCCAGCCCCAGGCAAACCACCGGCAGGGTGGTCAGCACGCCCTGGGCGGCCGGCGACAGTGACAGTCCGGCGGCGATGTTTTTAAGGACAGGGGAGACACTGGTCAGCGCCGGTCTCAGGTTGATGGCCACCAGCAACAGCCCGATCAGTGCCAGTGCGGCCCGAGATCCCTTGTTCGTATAGCTCACCGATGACATGCCGCGACATTCCCTGTTGGATCGAAAGCGCCCCATTCTGGGGCAGAGCAGGACG contains:
- the frmR gene encoding formaldehyde-responsive transcriptional repressor FrmR, yielding MPHSPAAKKRVLTRVRRIRGQCEALERQLEAGAECAPILQQIAAMRGAINGLMSEMMETHIRETFGDAAASDEERTDRVDETASLIRSYLK
- a CDS encoding saccharopine dehydrogenase family protein yields the protein MSKVLIIGAGGVGGVVTHKCAQHPEVFGEICLASRSEAKCKAIADQLSRPIQTAQVDADDVEALVALIESFKPDILIHVALPYQDLTIMEACLRTGVPYLDTANYEHPDEAKFEYKEQWAFQDRYVKAGNMATLGCGFDPGMTNIYCAYGQKNLFDEIHRIDILDANGGDHGYPFATNFNPEINIREITANGRYWEKGEWVETAPLSEKRTFDFDGIGEKDLYLLYHEELESLAQNIKGIERIRFWMTFSEKYLTHLKVLENVGMTSIEPINVNGCEISPLQFLKSVLPDPASLGPRTKGKTNIGVILDGIKDGKRRKVYIYNICDHEKCYQEVQSQAISFTTGVPAVTGAMLMLEGLWKGDGVFNVEQLDPNPFMERIGDMGLPWQMVELDPDHDPLG
- a CDS encoding CynX/NimT family MFS transporter is translated as MSSVSYTNKGSRAALALIGLLLVAINLRPALTSVSPVLKNIAAGLSLSPAAQGVLTTLPVVCLGLAAPLAPKMSRRIGPERTIFIILILLAVTLLVRPFSGMLGLFVFTALAGACIGLMNVLLPGIVKRDFPTRVSLMTGLYTVALNLGASLAAGATEPLRQAFGDQWQPSLAFWLVPAVIAALVWIPQLRVKHTVRVRPRQEHSLYRNTLAWQVTLFMGLQSSLAYTVFGWLPTILQDRGVAPVTAGLALSVSILFQVITAIVAPLLGGRMKDQRAVLIVVMLLTLCGLAGCLYAPIQSVWLWVVILGLGQGGTFSMALTLLALRAPDADTASELSGMAQGFGYVLAAFGPLLVGLLHDWSGGWDVVGILLGLIGLAAMIVALGAGRNRLVRPHGST
- the nspC gene encoding carboxynorspermidine decarboxylase gives rise to the protein MSDPRIDFDIHACPSPAYVVDDALLRRNLERLGQVQKDSGAKILLALKGFALWDSFPLVRKYLVGTTASGQDEARLGAETFGGEVHVYSPAFSEAEMAEVLRYADHLSFNSPNQWRRHRDTVSAAPRRVSCGLRVNPEHSTGAVALYDPCAAGSRLGTRAGDLAPDDLKGLEGLHFHTLCEQNSDALEETLAAFEQKFGQYLADLNWVNFGGGHHITRDDYDLERLVRVIRDFRARHPHLEVYLEPGEAIALNTGYLVATVLDIVDNNGPIAILDTSATAHMPDVQEMPYRPGIIGGAHPGEKAHTYRLGGMTCLAGDVIGDYAFDAPLNIGDRLVFTDMAHYTMVKTTTFNGIRLPSICRIDETSREIRTVRTFGYIDYMQRLS
- a CDS encoding S-(hydroxymethyl)glutathione dehydrogenase/class III alcohol dehydrogenase, coding for MKSRAAVAFGPGKPLEIVEIDVEPPRKGEVLVRITHTGVCHTDAFTLSGDDPEGIFPAVLGHEGGGIVEAVGEGVTSVKPGDHVIPLYTAECGECKFCRSGKTNLCSAVRTTQGKGLMPDGTTRFSYNGEPIYHYMGTSTFSEYTVVAEVSLAVVNEEAPLEKVCLLGCGVTTGIGAVHNTAKVKEGDTVAIFGLGGIGLAAIQGAVQAKASRIIAIDTNPNKFELARSMGATDCVNPKDHDRPIQEVIVEMTDGGVEFSFECIGNVDVMRSALECCHKGWGESIIIGVAGAGQEIRTRPFQLVTGRVWKGSAFGGVKGRSQLPGMVNDYLGGKIDLDPFVTHTMPLEQINEAFELMHEGKSIRTVIHY